A single Paenibacillus sp. FSL R5-0517 DNA region contains:
- a CDS encoding adenosylcobalamin-dependent ribonucleoside-diphosphate reductase codes for MKSNQRSYQLEGLSEKIFLDRYAWKDADSNHAKVGDVVLVLTKDDPKFPTKEVGEIIERQGQLVQVRTRSGEIIETSVEKLTLNIEKTPEELWSRLAKAMAYVESTADQRATWESKFRSVLEDWKLVPGGRIAAGAGASDELTLFNCYVIPSPQDSRGGIMKTLTEMTEIMARGGGVGINLSSLRPRRAVVKGVNGSSSGSVSWGGLFSYTTGLIEQGGSRRGALMLMMNDWHPDVLDFITVKQTMGQVTNANLSVCVSNAFMEAVKQDGDWDLVFPDTNDPDYDTNWNGDMQQWKAAGHSVVHYRTLKAREIWHTIIESAWKSAEPGVVFMEYYNQMSNSWYFNPIICTNPCGEQGLPGWGVCNLSAINLSKFYDETNHDVAWDELAETTRISARFLDNVIDATPYHFEENRLNQQRERRVGLGTMGLAELMIKLRIRYGSPESLEFLDKLYGFMAKEAYLASAEIAAEKGAFPAFEAEPYLQSGFMKNMVARYPEVGEAIRKQGIRNVTLITQAPTGSTGTMVGTSTGIEPYFAFKYFRQSRLGYDEQFVPIAQEWLDEHPGEALPDYYVTAMDLSAENHIRVQAAIQQWVDSSISKTANCPADFTVEDTAELYELAFDLGCKGVTIYRDGSRDVQVLSTSKKEETQETEDQNTAEAKEKTDVSTIDNPNNVGGQAGVEPVSSKVDDEIHSSDQTSSSATVLDKQYRSRPQVLRGATYKINTPFGMAYITINDLEGTPGEIFLNVGKAGSDVFAMAEALGRVCSLFLRYGDHGHKVELLIKHLKGIGGSGAIGFGANRVESIADAVAKALESHVQSNVQANETGASQEQNQVKSAYPQVENQKNFIESRDLCPSCGSASLMNVEGCKTCSQCGYSKCN; via the coding sequence ATGAAATCAAACCAACGATCGTACCAATTAGAAGGACTTAGCGAAAAAATATTTCTGGACCGATACGCCTGGAAGGATGCTGACTCGAATCATGCCAAGGTCGGAGATGTGGTACTGGTATTAACAAAGGATGATCCCAAGTTCCCAACCAAGGAAGTGGGCGAAATTATAGAACGCCAGGGTCAGCTCGTACAAGTAAGGACTCGAAGCGGAGAGATCATCGAGACCAGCGTGGAGAAACTGACACTCAACATCGAAAAAACACCGGAAGAGCTGTGGAGCCGGCTTGCCAAAGCCATGGCCTATGTTGAATCTACAGCAGATCAGCGGGCAACGTGGGAGTCCAAGTTCCGCTCCGTGTTGGAGGATTGGAAGTTAGTACCCGGAGGGCGTATTGCTGCAGGAGCGGGGGCAAGCGATGAGCTCACACTCTTTAATTGTTATGTTATTCCGTCTCCGCAGGACAGTCGGGGTGGCATCATGAAGACCTTGACCGAGATGACGGAGATTATGGCACGTGGGGGAGGTGTAGGCATTAATTTGTCTTCTTTGCGTCCTCGCCGAGCGGTGGTGAAAGGTGTCAATGGATCATCCAGCGGTTCCGTATCGTGGGGCGGATTGTTCAGTTATACGACAGGACTGATTGAACAGGGCGGAAGCCGACGGGGTGCGCTCATGCTGATGATGAATGACTGGCATCCAGATGTGCTTGATTTTATTACCGTGAAACAAACGATGGGGCAGGTGACCAATGCTAATCTGTCTGTATGTGTGAGCAACGCCTTTATGGAGGCTGTCAAGCAGGACGGAGATTGGGATTTGGTTTTCCCCGATACGAACGATCCAGACTACGACACCAATTGGAACGGGGATATGCAGCAGTGGAAAGCCGCAGGTCATTCGGTGGTACACTATCGTACGCTGAAGGCGCGCGAAATCTGGCATACCATTATTGAATCAGCCTGGAAATCGGCAGAGCCTGGTGTGGTATTCATGGAGTACTATAACCAGATGTCCAACAGCTGGTACTTTAATCCGATCATCTGTACTAATCCATGCGGGGAACAAGGCCTGCCTGGCTGGGGTGTATGTAATCTGTCAGCGATCAATCTGTCCAAATTCTATGATGAAACGAATCATGATGTGGCATGGGATGAACTGGCGGAAACCACTCGCATCTCGGCTCGATTTTTGGACAATGTCATTGATGCAACACCATATCATTTTGAGGAAAACAGACTGAATCAGCAGCGTGAACGCCGGGTGGGGCTTGGCACGATGGGACTGGCAGAGCTGATGATTAAGCTGCGTATAAGGTACGGCAGTCCTGAATCCCTTGAATTTCTGGATAAACTGTATGGATTCATGGCGAAGGAGGCCTATCTGGCATCGGCAGAGATTGCAGCAGAGAAGGGAGCTTTCCCGGCTTTCGAAGCTGAACCGTATTTACAGAGTGGATTCATGAAAAATATGGTTGCGAGGTACCCTGAAGTGGGAGAGGCTATTCGCAAACAGGGCATTCGAAATGTCACGCTGATCACCCAGGCGCCAACGGGAAGTACCGGTACGATGGTAGGCACATCAACAGGGATTGAGCCGTATTTCGCCTTCAAGTATTTCCGTCAAAGCCGTCTGGGTTATGATGAACAGTTCGTACCGATTGCGCAAGAGTGGCTGGATGAACATCCGGGTGAAGCTTTACCAGACTATTATGTGACGGCGATGGATCTGTCGGCTGAGAATCACATCCGGGTGCAGGCTGCGATTCAGCAATGGGTGGATAGTTCCATCTCGAAGACGGCCAACTGTCCGGCTGATTTTACGGTGGAGGATACGGCTGAACTGTATGAACTGGCCTTCGACCTTGGCTGTAAGGGAGTAACGATATATCGAGACGGCAGTAGGGATGTGCAGGTGTTGTCCACTTCGAAGAAGGAAGAGACCCAGGAGACCGAAGATCAGAACACGGCGGAAGCAAAAGAGAAGACGGACGTATCTACAATAGATAACCCGAATAATGTAGGAGGGCAGGCAGGTGTTGAGCCGGTCAGTAGTAAGGTTGATGATGAAATCCATTCTTCCGATCAAACCTCTTCCTCTGCCACAGTGCTGGATAAACAATATAGAAGCCGCCCTCAGGTACTTCGCGGTGCAACATACAAAATTAATACGCCATTCGGAATGGCTTACATTACAATTAATGATCTGGAGGGAACGCCGGGTGAAATCTTCCTGAACGTGGGCAAAGCGGGATCGGATGTGTTCGCCATGGCTGAGGCCCTCGGTCGGGTATGCTCACTGTTTCTTCGATACGGAGATCACGGGCACAAGGTGGAACTGTTGATCAAACATCTCAAGGGAATTGGTGGTTCGGGTGCGATTGGCTTTGGAGCCAACCGGGTGGAATCGATTGCAGATGCCGTCGCCAAAGCATTGGAAAGTCATGTACAGAGCAATGTGCAGGCGAATGAAACGGGAGCTTCACAAGAACAGAACCAAGTGAAGAGCGCATATCCACAAGTGGAGAATCAAAAAAACTTTATCGAATCAAGAGATTTATGCCCTTCTTGTGGTTCTGCATCCCTGATGAATGTGGAAGGATGCAAAACATGCAGTCAATGTGGGTATAGCAAGTGCAATTAA
- the catA gene encoding type A chloramphenicol O-acetyltransferase, which produces MFNPIVLDQWDRKPYFDHYLNQVRCTYSMTANLDITLLIAQIKLKGMKFYPALIHMISTVVNTHQEFRTSFDAEGRLGYWDEMSPSYTIFHEDDKRFSTIWTTFHEDFETFHNRYLDDMKNYKDHKQLVAKPNEPPNTFPVSSIPWVNFTGFNLNIYNEGTFLLPIFTMGKYVQTNDKVYLPLSIQLHHAVCDGYHAGVLFNELQSLADRSHKWC; this is translated from the coding sequence ATGTTTAATCCAATCGTGTTAGATCAGTGGGATCGAAAGCCTTACTTTGACCACTACTTGAATCAGGTCAGATGTACCTACAGCATGACTGCTAATCTGGATATCACGCTATTGATTGCTCAAATAAAACTTAAAGGCATGAAGTTCTACCCAGCTCTTATTCATATGATCTCTACGGTCGTCAATACACATCAAGAATTTCGAACTAGTTTCGACGCCGAGGGGAGATTAGGCTACTGGGACGAGATGTCTCCGAGCTATACGATTTTTCATGAGGACGACAAACGTTTCTCGACGATCTGGACGACATTCCATGAAGATTTTGAGACGTTCCACAATCGTTATCTGGACGATATGAAGAATTACAAAGATCATAAACAATTGGTTGCCAAACCCAATGAACCACCAAATACATTTCCCGTTTCCAGTATTCCCTGGGTGAACTTTACGGGATTTAATCTGAATATTTACAATGAGGGAACCTTCTTGTTGCCTATCTTCACGATGGGAAAATATGTTCAAACCAACGATAAAGTTTATCTTCCCTTATCTATTCAGTTACACCATGCCGTGTGCGACGGCTATCACGCTGGGGTTCTATTCAACGAATTGCAGTCATTGGCAGATCGTAGTCATAAATGGTGTTAG